The following are from one region of the Salvelinus fontinalis isolate EN_2023a chromosome 5, ASM2944872v1, whole genome shotgun sequence genome:
- the LOC129855106 gene encoding vesicle-trafficking protein SEC22b-B-like, with translation MVLLTMIARLADGLPLAASMQEDEQLGRDLQQYQSQAKQLFRKLNDQSPTRCTLEAGSMSFHYVIEKGVVYLVLSEASFHKKLAFAYLEDLQAEFHEQHGKKVSTVSRPYSFIEFDTYIQKTKKSYIDSRARRNLGSINTELQDVQRIMVANIEEVLQRGEALSALDSKASNLSSLSKKYRSDAKYLNTRSTYAKLAAGGVFFIMLIVYVRFWWL, from the exons ATGGTGCTGCTGACAATGATCGCTCGGTTGGCGGATGGACTGCCGCTGGCCGCATCAATGCAAGAGGACGAACAG TTGGGTCGGGACCTGCAACAGTACCAGAGCCAGGCTAAACAGCTGTTTAGGAAACTCAACGACCAGAGTCCCACACGTTGCACATTAGAGGCTGGCTCCATGTCCTTCCA CTACGTCATAGAAAAAGGAGTAGTCTACCTAGTGCTTTCTGAAGCAAGCTTTCACAAAAAACTTGCCTTTGCTTACCTGGAAGACCTGCAGGCAGAGTTCCATGAACAGCACGGGAAGAAAGTCTCCACTGTGTCCCGACCGTACTCCTTCATTGAGTTTG ACACCTACATTCAGAAGACCAAGAAGTCGTACATAGACAGCCGAGCCCGCAGGAACCTGGGCAGCATCAACACAGAGCTGCAGGATGTCCAGAGGATCATGGTGGCCAACATTGAGGAAGTGTTGCAACGAGGGGAGGCCTTGTCTG CTCTGGACTCCAAGGCCAGTAATCTGTCCAGCCTGTCGAAGAAGTACAGAAGTGACGCCAAGTACCTGAACACTCGCTCCACCTATGCTAAGCTGGCTGCCGGAGGGGTCTTCTTCATCATGCTCATCGTCTACGTCCGCTTCTGGTGGCtctga